The window GACATCCATCACATTTGCCTGTTCAAGTTTTTTCTCGAGCTCAGGTATGATATCCTTTTTGAATTTATCTTGTAATCTACTCATTGTTCCTCGTTAGACCATATCACCGCATCTGGTGCAGTAACGAATTCTACTTTTATCTTCCAAAATTTTCATTCTGGGTTTTGAAGGTTTTCCGCATTTCGGGCATATAAATTGAACATTAGACACACTGATCGGTGCTTCCATTTCAATAACACCACCAGAAGGATTCTGCTGGGTTGGACGTTGGTGCTTTTTAATAAAGTTCACTTTTTCAACAATAACCTTATTCTTTTCAGGAAAAGACTTAAGCACAACACCTTCAACACCTTTATATTCACCTGAAATGACTCTTACTTTATCATCTTTTTTAATTCTCATATGAGACTCCTACACAACCTCTGGGGCAAGAGAAAGTATCTTCATGAATTTCTTTTCTCTTAATTCACGTGCAACCGGACCAAAAATACGTGTTCCTTTTGGTTCCATGATTTCATTAATGAGCACAACTGCATTATCACCAAAGCGAATATAGGAACCATCTGAACGGCGGACAGCATTCTTTGTACGCACGATCACTCCCCTATGAATACTGCCTTTTTTCACATCACTGTGAGGGATGGCAGATTTTACAGAAAGGGTAATAACATCACCAAGTCCAGCATAACGGCGGCGAGAACCACCTAATACTTTTATACATTTCACAACTTTTGCACCGGAATTATCTGCAACTTTAAGAACAGTCTCCTGCTGTATCATTGGAACTCCCTAATATCCTACTTACTTTTTTCAATGATCTCGATGAGTTTCCAACGTTTTGTCTTACTTACGGGCTGAAATTCTTCGATCTTTACTGTATCACCCGTATGAGCTTCGTTCTTCTCATCGTGCACATGAAAATTCTTATGTTTTCTAATATATTTTCCATAGAGTGGATGCTGAAATTTTCTTTCAACCTTCACTACAAGGGTTTTATCCATTTTATCACTCACGACAACACCGATACGTGTCGGTTTATGACGAGTTGAAACTTTTTCCTTATCCATTGAGACCTACTACTCTGCCTTTTTCTCTTGTTGTTGCTTTTCACGGATGATCGTTTTGACTCGAGCAATATCTTTTCGCACTTCGTGAAGCTTCCAGGGATTTTCCAATCTGTTCGTCACTTTTTGAAAACGAAGATTGAAATATTCTTCCTGGAGGTCACGCTCTTTCATTTCGAGTTCAGTCAAGTTCATTTCTCTGATTTCATTTGGTTTCAGCATATTAACCTCTCACCTCATCACGAGTTATGAATTTAGTTCTAACAGGAAGTTTATGTCCGCCGAGTTCAAGTGCTCTCTTTGCAATCTGCTCATCGACACCTTCAATTTCAAAAAGCACTCTTCCAGCTTTAACAACTGCAACCCAATATTCCGGAGCACCTTTTCCTTTTCCCATACGTGTTTCAGCAGGTTTAAGGGTGATTGGCTTGTCCGGGAATATCCTGATCCAGACCTTTCCCACTCTTTTCATATAGTGGGTAATCGCAATACGAGCAGCTTCGATCTGGCGTGCAGTTATCCATCCGTTTCCGAGTGTTACGAGACCGTACTGTCCAAAATCAAGCGAAGAACCTGCAAATGCTTTTCCGCGTCTTTTTCCGCGTTGCTGTTTACGATGTTTAACTTTCTTTGGCTGTAACATATATCAAGTACCTTACTATGATTGCTGATGCTCTTTTTGCATCAGTTCTCCCCTGCAGATCCACACTTTGATACCAATGATACCGTAACGGGTATGAGCTTCTGAGACTGCATAATCAATATCAGAACGAAGTGTGTGGAGGGGTGTTCGACCATCTTTATATTCTTCACTACGAGCAATTTCAGCACCATGAAGACGTCCGCTGGCTTTGATCTTGATGCCTTCCGCACCAGCTGCCATTGTACGTTCGATAGCTCTTTTCATTGCTCTACGATAGGAAATTCTATTTTCAATCTGACGAGCGATGTCCATACCGACAAGACGTGCATCGAGCTCGGGTTTTTTTACTTCCTGAACGTCGATTGCCAACTTCGCATAATCATCCTGTGTATTCATATTAAGAAATGTAATGAGCTCTTGTTTTACTTTTTCGATCTCAGCACCTTTTCTTCCAATAACAATACCAGGTCTAGCTGTATGGATAACCACAGTTAATTTATCACTTTTACGATATATTTCAATTTTTGAGATCATAGCATCAGATAATCTTTTACTCAAATAATCTTTAATGCGCATATCTTCATAAAATGTTTCGATATATTCTTTTCGGGTATTTGCGAACCAAACGGATTCCCAGTCTTTATTAAAGCCTAAACGAAAACCGATGGGATTAGTTTTTTGACCCAATGTGCCTCCTACGATTCCATTTCATCGGTTACGGACAGAGCAATATGATGAGTTCTTTTTGATATCATATCTGCTCGACCCATTGCACGAGAACGCCAGCGTTTCATGGTGATGCCCTCATCCACGGTGATCTTGTTTATAAATAATTTATCAATTTCTACTTTTCCTGATTTATTTGCAGCATTTGCAACTGCAGAGTCGAGGATTTTCAGGATACTGCGTGCTGCGCGTTTTTTTGAGAAGTTCAGGATATCCCGTGCTTCATCGACCTTTTTATTTCTTATCAAATCAGCAACAAGACGTACTTTACGAGCTGAACCTCTTTGGTTTTTTATCTTTGCACTCGCTTCCATATTAACCACGTTTCCTTGCAAGTTTTTCCTTCTTGTCCTTATGCCCACGGAACGTTCTTGTGGGAGAGAACTCACCGAGTTTATGCCCAACCATTGCTTCAGTTACAAATACAGGTACGAACTTCTTGCCGTTATGAACTGCAAATGTATGACCGACAAATTCGGGCATGACCGTAGAGCGACGGGACCAGGTTTTGATGACCTGTTTTTTATTCTGTTCATTCAACTTTTCTACTTTTAGCATCAAATGCTCATCGTAAAAGGGTCCTTTTTTGACTGACCTTGCCATTAAAAATCCTCCGCTTATTTACGTTTCTTCTTAATCACGTAGGGATCAGAATATTTCTTTTTCTTTCTGGTTTTGAATCCCTTTGCGGGAGTACCCCACGGAGAAACAGGATGACGACCACCAGATGATTTACCTTCACCACCACCCATTGGATGATCAACAGGATTCATAGCAACACCTCGTACGCGAGGGCGACGTCCAAGCCAGCGTTTTCTACCTGCTTTTCCATATGAAATTTTGGAATGATCAATATTACTGACTTGACCAACAGTTGCATAGCAGTCTGCTCGGAGAAGCTGAATTGTTCCGGAAGGCATCTTCACATGAACGTAATTACCTTCTTTTGCAACGACTTCTGCATTAACACCTGCACTTCTGGCGATTTGTGCACCACGACCGGGCTTAAATTCAATATTATGGATCATTGTACCGATTGGTATCTTCCTTATTGGAAGAGCGTTACCAGGTTTGATCTCTACATTTTCTCCGAGCATGATAACATCATTTACCTTTAATTTATCTGGTGCAATGATGTAGCGCTTTTCGCCATCAACATAGTGTAATAATGCAATACGGGCGGAACGATTCGGATCATACTCGATCGAGTGAACCCGAGCTACGATTCCTTGCTTATCATGTCTCTTAAAATCTATAATTCTATAAAAACGTTTATGACCACCCCCACGATGACGGATTGTTATCCTTCCCTGGTTGTTTCTTCCAGCATTTCTTTTTGCTGGTTCAAGCAGAGACTTTTCGGGTTTTTCCTTTGTAATCTCTTCAAAGGAGTAACCCGTATAATACCGTCTAGCGGGTGTAATAGCCTTATATTTCTTTAATGCCATGAATTACTACTCCATTTTTGGGATAGGTGTTAAAAACCTAACAGTTAATATTTTATGTCAATTAAAATAAGAAGTACTAAACATTTTTTACTGCATCACTTCAAATTCGCTTATAGATTCACCTTTAGCAAGATATACGATTGCTTTTTTCCAGTCAGATCTTCTACCTTGATAGCGTCCCAAATTCTTGGGTTTACCCTTATTTGTTATGGTGTTCACCTTGCGAACATGAACCTTGAAAATCTCTTCGACTGCTTTCTTGATCTCGATCTTATTTGCATCGATACGAACCTTGAAAAGGTAACCGCCTGCTTCTTCCTGAATATGTGTTCCCTTTTCAGTGATCATGGGATGAATAATTATTTCTCGTGCATCCTTACTCATTTGAACACCTCTTCCATCTTCTCTAATGCCTTTTCAGTGATGATCATATTGCTTGCATGAATGATCTCAAACGCATTCAGGTCCTCAGCTCTGATACTGGAAACATTCTTAATATTTTGAAGCGAACGAACCAGATTTAATTCATTATCCACCATCACAAATAAGCAACGCTTAAATTCGATCTTTGTTGCATTCAGTATATCCTGTGCAGTCTTAGTGCTTGGCTTCTCCATTACGATATCCTCGATAATTGCAACATTCTCTTTTCTGCTGCTGAGAGCCGACTTCAATGCAATACGTTTTTTCTTCTTAGGAATAGTTACAGTCCAATCTTTTGGTCTCGGTCCGAAAGCCACGCCGCCACCTACTCGTACAGGGCTTTTAGCACTCCCGGCTCTTGCACGACCGGTTCCTTTTTGACGATAGAGTTTTCTTGTGGAACCTTTTACTTCAGATCGTCCTTTGACACATGCCGTACCCTGACGCTGATTCTGCATGAGAGCAGTAACCACTTCATGGAGAACCGACTTATTGACTTCAATGCCAAAAAGCTCTTCTGGTAAAGTAACTTTTCCGATTTCTTCACCTGTTTTTGAATACTTTATTGCTTCCATAACAAACCTTTACTTCGTTTTTTGAATGAAAACGATACTATTTCTGTGACCCGGGACAGCGCCACGAACCATAAGAAGGTTTCTCTCTTCATCAATTTTATAAACTACGAGATTTTTAACTGTTACATTCTCATTTCCATATTGACCGGGCATCTTCTTTCCACGATGAATTCGCGAAGGGGTTGCACACATACCAACAGAGCCTGTTCCTCGGAAAATCTCATGTGTTCCGTGCGTTGCACTCTTACCATGAAAGTTATGACGCTTTATCACACCGGAAAAACCTTTACCTTTTGAGATTCCAGTCACATGAATTTTATCTCGTGGATTGAAAATATTCACTTTCACTTCCGAACCAAGAGTATAATTTTTCATTACATCATCTCTAACTCTGAATTCTTTCAAGACTTTGAATGCTGATACATCGTTTTTCTTGAAATGTCCCAACTGGGGCTTATTAAGTTCCTTTTCAGGAACATCTTCAAAACCGAGTTGAAGTGCAGAATAATTATCATTCTCGTTGGTTTTATGACTGGTAACCGTGCAAGGACCCGCTTTAATAAGCGTAACAGGGATCGAGTCACCATTCTCAGTGAACAATCGAGTCATTCCAATCTTTTTACCAATTATGCCTAACATTTTTTCTCCTAAAAATTTATAGTTGACTATAGATTAGGTTTTAATTTCAATATGAACGCCAGCAGGTATGTTCAAATTCTTAATTGCGTCCGTTGTTTTTGGGGTTGGGTTTTCTATGTCAATAATTCTCTTATAAATTCTCATTTCGAACTGTTCCCGAGACTTTTTATCAACATGGGGTGAACGCAAAACTGTGTAGATTCTTCTTCTGGTGGGGAGTGGAATAGGACCGACGATTTTTGCACCGGTTCCTTTTGTATTTCTGATAATCTCCACAACAGATTTATCCAGCAGAAAATGATCATACGCTTTTAATTTGATTCTTATCTTATTCATATCTCCTCAATTCTAATAACCGCGCATTTTGTTTATAATTTGATTTGAAATATTTTCAGGTACCATTTCATACTCTTTGAATTCCATTGAATAGGATGCTCTTCCCTGTGATGCAGATCGAAGAGCAGTTGTATATCCGAAGGTTTCACTTAATGGGACCAAACCGTTTAATATCTTTATCGAATCCTTATCTTTCACTTCTAAGATCTTGCCTCGACGGCTGTTAAGATCATTGATAACATTTCCCATATACTCCTCAGGGGTGATAATCGTGATGTCCATGATCGGCTCCATCAATGCAAATTTGGCATGTTGGAGTGCTTGAGAAAATGCCATCGATCCTGCAATTTTAAATGAAATCTCAGACGAATCTACTGGGCTATAAGAGCCACCGGTAACAGTTACTTTGATGTTCTCCATTCTGTTTCCGGTCAAAGGACCGCTTAAAGCTGCTTCAAGAACACCAGTTTTCAATGCTTGAAAATACTCTTTTGGAATATCCTCTTCAGAAGCTCGATTTTCTACTAAGATCTTACTCTTTGATTCATCTGCTTCTACAGCACATGGCTCGATCTGAAGTTTAACTTCTGCAAACTGCCCATGATCACCAATATTTCTCGAAAGCCTTGCTTCTCCATGAGCTTCATTAATGATCGTTTCCTTGTAATTGACACGAGGTTTACCAACATTGACATTGATCTTGAATTCACGTTTGAGTCTATCTACAAGGATATCAAGATGCAGTTCCCCCATTCCGTAAATAAGAGTCTGCCCCGTATCTTTATCTTCAGAAATAATATACGTTGGATCTTCCTCGAGAAGTCGTGGAAGGGTATCTTTCAGATTTTCTTGATCTGCTTTTGTTTTCGGTTCGATCGCGACAGACATGACTGGATCAGCAAAATTGATACGTTCAAGAAGAACAGGATTATGTAGTGCAGTTATGCTGTCTCCAGATACCGTTTCATTCAAACCAGCCACAGCAGAGATCTCACCAGCGCATAGGCAGTCAACATTGACCGACTTGTTTGCATGCATGTGCATGATCCTGGTGATCCTTTCCTTTTTCCCGGTATTGACATTCAGCACATGATCACCCTTATTGATGTTACCTGAATATGCTCTCAGGTACGTTAGCTTTCCGACATAGGGATTCACCTGTATCTTGAATGCAAGAGATGAGAAAGGCAAAGATTCATCGACCTTAATCTTCCTCTCTTCACCAGTTTCCTGGTCAACGGCAACAATCTCCGGAACATCAATAGGTGAAGGAAGATACTTCACAATCGCATCGATGAGCGGCTGAATGCCTTTATTCCTGAGTGCAGCTCCGCAGAGGACGGGTACAAATTCGCATGAGAGTGTCACTTTTCTCAATGAAACATCAATATCTTTATCAGTAATTTCCTCTTCATCGATATATTTTTGGAGCAACACTTCGTCGAATTCAGCTAATTTTTCTATAAGTTTCGCCCTACTCTCCGCAACGTTCTCTATCAGATCTTCATCGATTCTATCATCTTCGAGAGTAACGTTTGAAAATTCTAGTCCCATGTCATCTTTGTCATAGATGTATGCACTTTTATCTACAAGATTAATAAGACCGATAAATTCATCGTTATATATGATGGGAAGTTGTATCGGGTATGCATTGGGTTGGAGCTTTGTTCGAATGGTTTTGACCGCATAATCAAAGTCCGCACCGATCCGATCCAATTTATTGATGAAGGCAATTCTCGGGATATGATATCTATCCG is drawn from Candidatus Cloacimonadota bacterium and contains these coding sequences:
- a CDS encoding 50S ribosomal protein L24: MRIKKDDKVRVISGEYKGVEGVVLKSFPEKNKVIVEKVNFIKKHQRPTQQNPSGGVIEMEAPISVSNVQFICPKCGKPSKPRMKILEDKSRIRYCTRCGDMV
- the rplN gene encoding 50S ribosomal protein L14; this encodes MIQQETVLKVADNSGAKVVKCIKVLGGSRRRYAGLGDVITLSVKSAIPHSDVKKGSIHRGVIVRTKNAVRRSDGSYIRFGDNAVVLINEIMEPKGTRIFGPVARELREKKFMKILSLAPEVV
- the rpsQ gene encoding 30S ribosomal protein S17; the encoded protein is MDKEKVSTRHKPTRIGVVVSDKMDKTLVVKVERKFQHPLYGKYIRKHKNFHVHDEKNEAHTGDTVKIEEFQPVSKTKRWKLIEIIEKSK
- the rpmC gene encoding 50S ribosomal protein L29, with translation MKPNEIREMNLTELEMKERDLQEEYFNLRFQKVTNRLENPWKLHEVRKDIARVKTIIREKQQQEKKAE
- the rplP gene encoding 50S ribosomal protein L16; translation: MLQPKKVKHRKQQRGKRRGKAFAGSSLDFGQYGLVTLGNGWITARQIEAARIAITHYMKRVGKVWIRIFPDKPITLKPAETRMGKGKGAPEYWVAVVKAGRVLFEIEGVDEQIAKRALELGGHKLPVRTKFITRDEVRG
- the rpsC gene encoding 30S ribosomal protein S3, yielding MGQKTNPIGFRLGFNKDWESVWFANTRKEYIETFYEDMRIKDYLSKRLSDAMISKIEIYRKSDKLTVVIHTARPGIVIGRKGAEIEKVKQELITFLNMNTQDDYAKLAIDVQEVKKPELDARLVGMDIARQIENRISYRRAMKRAIERTMAAGAEGIKIKASGRLHGAEIARSEEYKDGRTPLHTLRSDIDYAVSEAHTRYGIIGIKVWICRGELMQKEHQQS
- the rplV gene encoding 50S ribosomal protein L22, whose product is MEASAKIKNQRGSARKVRLVADLIRNKKVDEARDILNFSKKRAARSILKILDSAVANAANKSGKVEIDKLFINKITVDEGITMKRWRSRAMGRADMISKRTHHIALSVTDEMES
- the rpsS gene encoding 30S ribosomal protein S19 — encoded protein: MARSVKKGPFYDEHLMLKVEKLNEQNKKQVIKTWSRRSTVMPEFVGHTFAVHNGKKFVPVFVTEAMVGHKLGEFSPTRTFRGHKDKKEKLARKRG
- the rplB gene encoding 50S ribosomal protein L2 produces the protein MALKKYKAITPARRYYTGYSFEEITKEKPEKSLLEPAKRNAGRNNQGRITIRHRGGGHKRFYRIIDFKRHDKQGIVARVHSIEYDPNRSARIALLHYVDGEKRYIIAPDKLKVNDVIMLGENVEIKPGNALPIRKIPIGTMIHNIEFKPGRGAQIARSAGVNAEVVAKEGNYVHVKMPSGTIQLLRADCYATVGQVSNIDHSKISYGKAGRKRWLGRRPRVRGVAMNPVDHPMGGGEGKSSGGRHPVSPWGTPAKGFKTRKKKKYSDPYVIKKKRK
- the rplW gene encoding 50S ribosomal protein L23; this translates as MSKDAREIIIHPMITEKGTHIQEEAGGYLFKVRIDANKIEIKKAVEEIFKVHVRKVNTITNKGKPKNLGRYQGRRSDWKKAIVYLAKGESISEFEVMQ
- the rplD gene encoding 50S ribosomal protein L4 — translated: MEAIKYSKTGEEIGKVTLPEELFGIEVNKSVLHEVVTALMQNQRQGTACVKGRSEVKGSTRKLYRQKGTGRARAGSAKSPVRVGGGVAFGPRPKDWTVTIPKKKKRIALKSALSSRKENVAIIEDIVMEKPSTKTAQDILNATKIEFKRCLFVMVDNELNLVRSLQNIKNVSSIRAEDLNAFEIIHASNMIITEKALEKMEEVFK
- the rplC gene encoding 50S ribosomal protein L3 codes for the protein MLGIIGKKIGMTRLFTENGDSIPVTLIKAGPCTVTSHKTNENDNYSALQLGFEDVPEKELNKPQLGHFKKNDVSAFKVLKEFRVRDDVMKNYTLGSEVKVNIFNPRDKIHVTGISKGKGFSGVIKRHNFHGKSATHGTHEIFRGTGSVGMCATPSRIHRGKKMPGQYGNENVTVKNLVVYKIDEERNLLMVRGAVPGHRNSIVFIQKTK
- the rpsJ gene encoding 30S ribosomal protein S10 codes for the protein MNKIRIKLKAYDHFLLDKSVVEIIRNTKGTGAKIVGPIPLPTRRRIYTVLRSPHVDKKSREQFEMRIYKRIIDIENPTPKTTDAIKNLNIPAGVHIEIKT
- the fusA gene encoding elongation factor G: MQQKHYALNDIRNIGLIAHIDAGKTTVTERILFYTGIVHQMGEVHEGTATMDWMVQEKERGITITSAATTCYWKDNRINIIDTPGHVDFTVEVERSLRVLDGAVVIFCGVGGVEPQSETVWHQADRYHIPRIAFINKLDRIGADFDYAVKTIRTKLQPNAYPIQLPIIYNDEFIGLINLVDKSAYIYDKDDMGLEFSNVTLEDDRIDEDLIENVAESRAKLIEKLAEFDEVLLQKYIDEEEITDKDIDVSLRKVTLSCEFVPVLCGAALRNKGIQPLIDAIVKYLPSPIDVPEIVAVDQETGEERKIKVDESLPFSSLAFKIQVNPYVGKLTYLRAYSGNINKGDHVLNVNTGKKERITRIMHMHANKSVNVDCLCAGEISAVAGLNETVSGDSITALHNPVLLERINFADPVMSVAIEPKTKADQENLKDTLPRLLEEDPTYIISEDKDTGQTLIYGMGELHLDILVDRLKREFKINVNVGKPRVNYKETIINEAHGEARLSRNIGDHGQFAEVKLQIEPCAVEADESKSKILVENRASEEDIPKEYFQALKTGVLEAALSGPLTGNRMENIKVTVTGGSYSPVDSSEISFKIAGSMAFSQALQHAKFALMEPIMDITIITPEEYMGNVINDLNSRRGKILEVKDKDSIKILNGLVPLSETFGYTTALRSASQGRASYSMEFKEYEMVPENISNQIINKMRGY